The following are from one region of the Oryzias latipes chromosome 12, ASM223467v1 genome:
- the taf1c gene encoding TATA box-binding protein-associated factor RNA polymerase I subunit C, whose product MDHRFPLKLFPSFYNHGPPNSRQKPCAGGWGSYERVIPQEGAGPGSSWSFTSRHQVSGETWLHAEPVPVPLLSPRSAFLPSVTPPEPADFTEHMQNFFTDHSHDAFGCMSNLLGESFDFAETKRKRRQPWESADMSKTKHFLDLLKSGVCQRSYQNRTVTRYCSLLSDVVHDIPPQLLGSLLHEELAGQRDGVLFSEAAIGGALAFVPFSQSHGCLLYPGGRGLDRLNFHGVALQFQPGSSVCVDAGSRKPLSFQLKAPIRQISCTSLFSDCCVGVRSDHLCGVWRFSEWSEPRLLQVINTREVSTCVNVSPHVLGEVLVAGESGAAELWTVGKGFQKVRVEDSNLYFNAKSPWRWCEFSAHPRVMLYADRTGAELTDMRVTPSSGSTLFRISSTSECRRGERLILSRYLGDGHPFHHLVTTQYSAYILDERFPCVPMLKWDHMMASPPVFCHVAASSDSAQGAAARTAKVLLGSHSSQEMVLLQYSGGRAQASVSRGPPQALLRPRDSLKHLPVQIPHRLQTATGRLSAPAAGLTCILHRAGGGGREEHMCVLQLTEAGDVFCQTLELLDCSPSGAAAAESSPPRTRTAARQPATPLDSDSWSHGDAIGPTQATPSAVPETPEGKRGSRKQSSDSSSEGSEYESRRRKLRRMQLEVFMNDEPETTEERAAGGAEGDEEHCDEDCDQTSSCTQQQTSPKLSSRTLMTWKLWLQKLMRRSCEEKPRPRWPEHLITKTKVLHLPRSGSGETSEKEQVACLQQKLQACMHGRSLLLHSAVAEDLRVASVPELVNTDVWTDPLSQRLTLSWQGESAWKAWWDEELGLNRDAKMQSLRRKRRRQKEARRAAGHQWELSHSFTSSCSSQSQLEDLSDSAGCSSTLSQRQWSDTEGPGVPSQLAKRIQHENQGGSSPSLCDADAPVPAPATTPQRPKDAQSGAQIPDPSQTPSLSQMKGSEVTPANQRRTRRPTEDYLSALFPTQDHSFHNDEADTPPGLDTPSSSQLRGSRSVPLRSVRPAPSTSPFSSVTPSQLFSGSQRGLRPSQASQPKKKRPQMGF is encoded by the exons ATGGATCATCGgttccctctgaaacttttccCTTCGTTTTACAACCACGGACCCCCGAATTCGAGGCAGAAGCCCTGCGCGGGCGGATGGGGCAGTTACGAGCGCGTCATTCCTCAG GAAGGGGCGGGTCCTGGCTCCAGCTGGTCCTTTACCTCCAGACACCAGGTCAGCGGGGAGACGTGGCTCCACGCCGAGCCTGTGCCCGTCCCGCTCCTGTCTCCCAGAAGCG CTTTTCTCCCATCTGTGACGCCTCCAGAGCCGGCAGACTTCACTGAACAC ATGCAGAACTTCTTCACTGATCACTCCCATGATGCCTTTGGCTGCATGAGCAACCTTCTGGGAGAAAGCTTCGACTTTGCAGAGACGAAGAGGAAAAGG AGACAACCGTGGGAATCGGCCGACATGTCAAAGACGAAGCACTTCCTGGACCTGCTGAAGTCCGGCGT ATGTCAGCGGTCGTATCAGAACCGGACGGTCACTCGGTACTGCAGCCTGCTGTCGGACGTCGTGCACGACATCCCTCCACAGCTGCTGGGCTCCCTGCTGCACGAGGAGCTGGCGGGCCAGAGGGACGGCGTGCTGTTCTCTGAGGCAGCCATCGGCGGCGCTCTGGCCTTCGTCCCATTCTCCCAGAGCCACGGCTGCCTGCTGTACCCCGGAGGCCGTGGACTGGACCGCCTCA ACTTCCACGGAGTGGCGCTGCAGTTCCAGCCTGGGAGCTCAGTCTGTGTGGACGCCGGCAGCAGGAAGCCCCTGAGCTTCCAGCTCAAAGCCCCCATCAGACAGATCAGCTGCACGTCCCTCTTCAGCGACT GTTGCGTGGGCGTGCGCTCGGATCACCTCTGTGGAGTCTGGAGGTTCAGCGAATGGAGCGAGCCACGGTTGCTGCAGGTGATCAACACCCGCGAGGTCTCCACCTGCGTTAATGTCAG CCCCCATGTTTTAGGTGAAGTTCTGGTCGCAGGTGAGAGTGGAGCTGCTGAGCTGTGGACTGTCGGCAAAGG CTTCCAGAAGGTCCGAGTGGAGGACAGCAACTTGTACTTCAATGCCAAGTCGCCATGGAGATGGTGCGAGTTCTCGGCTCACCCAAGAGTGATGCTGTACGCCGACAGGACGGGGGCGGAGCTCACGGATATGAGG GTCACGCCGTCCTCGGGCAGCACGCTGTTCCGGATCAGCAGCACCTCCGAGTGCCGCAGAGGAGAGCGGCTCATCCTGTCCAGATATCTGGGAGACGGTCACCCGTTCCACCACCTCGTCACCACGCAG TACTCGGCCTACATCCTGGACGAGCGGTTCCCCTGCGTTCCCATGCTCAAGTGGGATCACATGATGGCGTCTCCCCCCGTCTTCTGTCACGTCGCTGCCAGCTCCGACTCCGCGCAAGGAGCCGCCGCCAGAACTGCTAAAGTCCTGCTGGGCTCCCACAGTTCCCAGGAGATGGTTCTGCTTCAGTACTCGG GAGGCCGAGCACAGGCCAGTGTGAGCCGAGGTCCCCCCCAGGCTCTCCTCAGACCCAGAGACAGTCTGAAGCACCTCCCGGTCCAGATCCCTCACCGGCTCCAAACCGCAACCGGCAGACTGTCTGCGCCTGCCGCAG GACTGACATGCATCCTCcacagagcaggaggaggaggacgtgAGGAGCACATGTGTGTCCTGCAGCTGACAGAAGCCggagacgttttctgtcagacgctGGAGCTCCTGGACTGCAGCCCGTCAGGAGCTGCGGCAGCAGAGAGCTCGCCACCGAGGACACGGACGGCAGCTCGGCAACCAGCAACGCCGCTCGACTCAGACTCGTGGAGCCATGGGGATGCAATCGGGCCAACTCAGGCCACGCCCTCCGCCGTCCCAGAAACTCCAGAAGGAAAACGAGGCTCAAGGAAACAGTCGTCTGATTCCTCCTCTGAGGGCTCGGAGTACGAGAGCAGGAGGAGAAAGCTGAGGCGGATGCAGCTGGAGGTTTTCATGAATGACGAGCCAGAAACGACTGAAGAGAGAGCAGCAGGCGGAGCTGAAGGTGATGAAGAACACTGCGATGAAGACTGCGATCAGACCAGCAGCTGCACTCAGCAGCAGACCTCACCAAAACTCAGCAGCAGAACTTTAATGACATGGAAACTCTGGCTCCAGAAACTGATGCGAAGAAGTTGTGAagagaagccccgcccccgctgGCCAGAGCATTTAATAACCAAAACCAAAGTTCTGCACCTGCCAAGGTCTGGTTCTGGAGAAACATCAGAGAAGGAGCAAGTGGcgtgtctgcagcagaaactgcAGGCCTGCATGCACGGACGCTCGCTGCTGCTTCACAGCGCCGTCGCCGAAGACCTCAGGGTGGCGTCCGTGCCAGAGCTGGTGAACACGGACGTTTGGACGGATCCGCTCAGCCAACGACTGACCCTGTCCTGGCAGGGCGAGAGTGCATGGAAGGCGTGGTGGGACGAAGAGCTGGGGTTGAACCGCGATGCCAAGATGCAGagtctgaggaggaagaggagaaggcaGAAGGAAGCGAGGAGAGCGGCGGGGCATCAGTGGGAGCTGAGCCACAGcttcacctcctcctgcagcagtCAGTCACAGCTGGAGGACTTGTCAGACTCCGCCGGCTGCTCTTCCACATTGAGTCAGAGGCAGTGGTCTGACACCGAAGGTCCTGGGGTTCCGTCCCAGCTGGCTAAACGGATCCAGCATGAGAACCAAGGAGGTTCAAGCCCCTCCCTCTGTGACGCTGACGCTCCAGTTCCCGCCCCCGCCACCACACCTCAGAGACCCAAAGATGCACAAAGCGGTGCGCAGATCCCCGACCCGTCCCAAACCCCCTCCCTGTCCCAGATGAAAGGCTCTGAGGTCACACCAGCCAATCAGAGGAGGACCAGGCGACCCACGGAGGACTACCTGAGCGCTCTGTTTCCAACACAG